One window of Novosphingobium sp. P6W genomic DNA carries:
- a CDS encoding thioesterase family protein translates to MSREPLRPRGAYRAFVSTPTRWHDNDVYGHVNNVVYYAFFDTAVNAWLIEAGLLDIENGDPIGVVVETGCRYAASVNFPQNLEVGLTVARLGSSSVTYHLGLFVEGEDQPAAEGHFTHVYVGRESRRPVPLPENWRELLSQLV, encoded by the coding sequence ACGCCCGCGCGGCGCCTACCGCGCCTTCGTATCCACCCCCACCCGCTGGCACGACAACGACGTCTACGGCCACGTCAACAACGTGGTCTATTACGCCTTCTTCGATACGGCGGTGAACGCCTGGTTGATCGAGGCCGGCCTGCTCGACATCGAGAACGGCGATCCGATCGGCGTTGTGGTGGAAACCGGGTGCCGCTACGCCGCATCGGTGAATTTCCCGCAGAACCTGGAAGTGGGCCTCACCGTGGCCCGGCTCGGCTCCAGCAGCGTGACTTACCACCTCGGCCTCTTCGTCGAGGGTGAAGACCAGCCTGCCGCCGAAGGACACTTCACCCACGTCTACGTCGGGCGCGAAAGCCGCAGGCCCGTGCCATTGCCCGAAAACTGGCGCGAGCTTCTTTCGCAGCTGGTTTGA
- a CDS encoding DUF779 domain-containing protein, with translation MSAAATALPPRILASPAAAEWIERLRAVHGDLMFHQSGGCCDGSAPMCFVAGEFRVGGQDVLLGKVTGDTPVWIGAAQFEYWRHTQVTIDVVPGRGSGMSLEAPEGVRFIVRSRIFTDAENAALEAAGEPPRGDSPDAFGRNALGEGAGAA, from the coding sequence ATGAGCGCCGCGGCCACCGCGCTTCCGCCCCGCATCCTGGCCTCCCCGGCGGCGGCGGAGTGGATCGAGCGCCTGCGCGCAGTCCACGGCGACCTTATGTTCCACCAGTCGGGCGGATGCTGCGACGGGTCGGCGCCGATGTGCTTCGTGGCGGGGGAGTTTCGCGTCGGCGGGCAGGACGTGCTGCTGGGCAAGGTGACCGGCGATACCCCGGTATGGATCGGGGCGGCGCAGTTCGAATACTGGCGCCACACCCAGGTCACCATCGACGTGGTGCCGGGGCGCGGTTCGGGCATGAGCCTGGAGGCGCCCGAAGGCGTGCGCTTCATCGTGCGCTCGCGCATCTTCACTGACGCGGAGAACGCGGCGCTCGAGGCTGCGGGCGAACCGCCAAGAGGCGACAGCCCCGATGCGTTTGGCCGAAATGCGCTGGGCGAGGGGGCGGGCGCGGCCTAG
- the adh gene encoding aldehyde dehydrogenase translates to MLEQAMGKFAGDSLIREKFDNFIGGKWVAPVKGRYFDNISPVTGQVVCQVARGTAEDIELALDAAHAAKDAWGKASPTERANTLLRVADRMEANLDKLALVETIDNGKPIRETTAADVPLAIDHFRYFASCLRAQEGSIAEIDHDTVAYHFHEPLGVVGQIIPWNFPILMAAWKLAPALAAGNCVVLKPAEQTPMSILVLAALVADILPPGVLNIVNGFGIEAGKPLAANKRIAKIAFTGETTTGRLIMQYASENLIPCTLELGGKSPNIFFADVMDADDDYLDKALEGFTMFALNQGEVCTCPSRALVHESIYDAFMEKAIARVKAIRMGSPLDASTMIGAQASNDQLEKILSYIQIGRDEGARVLTGGERVAHDGELAQGYYVEPTVLEGHNKMRVFQEEIFGPVLAVTKFSTDEEALAIANDTLYGLGAGVWTRDGTRAYRIGRGIQAGRVWTNCYHAYPAHAAFGGYKQSGIGRENHKMMLDHYQQTKNLLVSYSPKALGFF, encoded by the coding sequence ATGCTGGAACAGGCCATGGGCAAATTCGCGGGCGATTCGCTCATCCGCGAGAAGTTCGACAACTTCATCGGCGGCAAATGGGTGGCTCCGGTCAAGGGGCGGTATTTCGACAATATCTCGCCCGTCACGGGGCAGGTGGTTTGCCAGGTGGCGCGCGGCACGGCCGAGGATATCGAGCTGGCGCTGGACGCCGCGCACGCCGCCAAGGACGCCTGGGGCAAGGCATCGCCCACCGAGCGGGCGAACACGCTGCTAAGGGTCGCCGACCGGATGGAAGCCAACCTCGACAAGCTGGCGCTGGTGGAGACGATCGACAACGGCAAGCCGATCCGCGAGACGACCGCCGCCGACGTGCCGCTGGCGATCGACCACTTCCGTTACTTCGCATCCTGCCTGCGCGCGCAGGAAGGCTCCATCGCCGAGATCGACCACGACACCGTGGCCTATCATTTCCATGAGCCGCTGGGCGTGGTCGGCCAGATCATTCCGTGGAACTTCCCGATCCTGATGGCGGCGTGGAAGCTGGCCCCGGCGCTGGCCGCGGGCAACTGCGTGGTGCTCAAGCCTGCCGAGCAGACGCCGATGTCGATCCTGGTGCTGGCCGCACTGGTGGCGGATATCCTGCCGCCGGGCGTGCTCAACATCGTCAACGGGTTCGGCATCGAGGCCGGCAAGCCGCTGGCGGCCAACAAGCGGATCGCCAAGATCGCCTTCACCGGCGAGACCACGACCGGCCGCCTCATCATGCAGTATGCGTCCGAAAACCTGATCCCCTGCACGCTGGAACTGGGCGGCAAGAGCCCGAACATCTTCTTCGCCGACGTTATGGATGCCGACGACGATTACCTCGACAAGGCGCTGGAAGGCTTCACCATGTTCGCGCTCAACCAGGGCGAGGTCTGCACGTGCCCGAGCCGCGCGCTGGTGCACGAATCGATCTACGACGCCTTCATGGAAAAGGCGATCGCGCGGGTGAAGGCGATCAGGATGGGCAGCCCGCTGGATGCCTCGACGATGATCGGCGCGCAGGCTTCCAACGACCAGCTGGAGAAGATCCTCAGCTACATCCAGATCGGCCGGGACGAAGGCGCCAGGGTTCTTACCGGCGGCGAGCGCGTGGCCCATGACGGCGAACTGGCGCAGGGCTATTACGTCGAGCCCACCGTGCTGGAAGGCCACAACAAGATGCGCGTCTTCCAGGAGGAGATCTTCGGCCCGGTGCTGGCGGTGACGAAGTTCTCGACCGACGAGGAGGCCCTCGCGATCGCCAACGACACACTTTACGGCCTTGGCGCGGGGGTCTGGACCCGCGACGGAACCCGCGCCTATCGCATCGGCCGGGGTATCCAGGCCGGACGCGTGTGGACCAACTGCTACCACGCCTACCCTGCCCACGCGGCGTTCGGCGGCTACAAGCAGTCCGGCATCGGGCGCGAAAACCACAAGATGATGCTGGACCACTACCAGCAGACCAAGAATCTGCTGGTCAGCTACAGCCCGAAAGCGCTTGGTTTCTTCTGA
- a CDS encoding ATP-binding protein, with amino-acid sequence MSANIVIGQTPQGQPIEIDIKELLATRLLVQGNSGSGKSHLLRRILEESATIVQQVVIDPEGDFVSLAEEFGHVVIDGSAYGEAEIARLGARIRQHRASVVLALDELEIDQQMKCAAQFLNALFDAPREQWYPALVVVDEAQMFAPAAAGEVTEEARRVSLAAMTNLMCRGRKRGLAGVIATQRLAKLAKNVAAEASNFLMGRTFLDIDMIRAADLLGMERRQAEAIRDLARGQFLGLGPAIARRPVSVNVGTVRTGQKSVTPGLAPLPTASTEELRELLHENLHVEPDRPEFHRAAPKTEDAETLARRIAESDLLEPTSSQSRESERERQRPEPDAEESRAAMVEIMNAMAQEDDCTFQSSTTLFQDFTIRCRMKGISVRGLDATMFRRGFAAALAGIDDPDDERWMDLINLSKHVPDDALATFYVIARAAIDGKPCPDDMDLARIYGTSSPRRVQRLLDYLEKDGLIVVRTDFSGKRSVGLPDLGVTTAPVEA; translated from the coding sequence GTGAGCGCGAACATCGTGATCGGCCAGACGCCGCAAGGCCAGCCGATCGAGATCGACATCAAGGAACTTCTGGCGACCCGCCTGCTGGTGCAGGGCAATTCCGGGTCCGGAAAGTCGCATCTGCTGCGCCGGATCCTGGAAGAAAGCGCCACCATCGTCCAGCAGGTGGTGATCGACCCCGAGGGCGACTTCGTCAGCCTCGCCGAGGAATTCGGCCATGTCGTGATCGACGGCTCCGCTTATGGCGAGGCCGAGATCGCCCGCCTTGGCGCGCGCATCCGCCAGCACCGCGCCTCCGTCGTGCTGGCGCTGGACGAGCTGGAAATCGACCAGCAGATGAAGTGCGCCGCGCAGTTTCTGAACGCCTTGTTCGATGCCCCGCGCGAACAGTGGTATCCCGCGCTGGTGGTGGTCGACGAGGCGCAGATGTTCGCGCCCGCCGCCGCCGGTGAAGTGACCGAAGAAGCCCGCCGCGTCAGCCTTGCGGCGATGACCAACCTGATGTGCCGCGGGCGCAAGCGCGGCCTTGCCGGCGTGATCGCCACCCAGCGCCTTGCCAAACTGGCCAAGAACGTCGCGGCCGAGGCCAGCAACTTCCTGATGGGCCGCACTTTCCTCGACATCGACATGATCCGCGCCGCCGACCTGCTCGGCATGGAGCGGCGCCAGGCCGAAGCCATCCGCGACCTTGCGCGCGGCCAGTTCCTGGGCCTTGGCCCCGCCATCGCCCGCCGTCCCGTCTCGGTGAACGTGGGCACCGTGCGCACTGGCCAGAAGTCGGTGACGCCGGGCCTCGCCCCGCTGCCCACCGCCTCGACCGAGGAACTGCGCGAGCTGCTCCACGAGAACCTCCACGTCGAGCCGGACCGCCCGGAGTTCCACCGCGCCGCCCCGAAGACGGAGGACGCCGAGACGCTGGCCCGGCGAATCGCCGAATCCGACCTGCTCGAACCGACCAGTTCGCAGTCCCGCGAGAGCGAGCGCGAACGCCAGCGCCCCGAACCCGATGCGGAGGAAAGCCGCGCCGCAATGGTCGAGATCATGAACGCGATGGCGCAGGAGGACGATTGCACCTTCCAGTCGTCGACCACGCTGTTCCAGGATTTCACCATCCGCTGCCGGATGAAGGGCATTTCGGTGCGCGGCCTCGACGCGACGATGTTCCGCCGGGGCTTCGCCGCCGCGCTGGCCGGGATCGACGATCCCGACGACGAGCGCTGGATGGACCTCATCAACCTGTCGAAGCATGTCCCCGACGATGCGCTGGCCACGTTCTATGTAATCGCCCGCGCCGCGATCGACGGCAAGCCCTGCCCCGACGACATGGACCTGGCCCGCATCTACGGCACCAGCAGCCCGCGCCGGGTGCAGCGCCTGCTGGACTACCTGGAAAAGGACGGCCTGATCGTGGTCCGCACCGATTTTTCGGGCAAGCGCTCGGTCGGCCTGCCGGACCTTGGCGTAACGACTGCGCCCGTCGAAGCCTGA